A single Euwallacea similis isolate ESF13 chromosome 1, ESF131.1, whole genome shotgun sequence DNA region contains:
- the LOC136413469 gene encoding COX assembly mitochondrial protein homolog has protein sequence MPERENRSVLSPKLGGGPHGIGDPNDKSLRKVEMDVLIPKKMRDLARDEKCVQEVKDFTECCRNSNILMVVKCRKENTKLKDCLTKWYNHEPFKEQCKNLYLEERSEYRRTGIPTKDRLNSGTKRTGSNM, from the exons ATGCCTGAACGAGAAAATCGCAGCGTTTTGTCTCCAAAATTGGGAGGAGGACCCCATGGAATAG GGGATCCCAATGATAAATCCCTTCGAAAAGTTGAAATGGACGTTCTCATACCCAAAAAGATGCGAGATTTGGCCCGCGACGAGAAATGTGTTCAAGAGGTTAAAGATTTTACTGAATGCTGTAGAAACTCCAATATATTGATGGTAGTGAAATGTCGGAAGGAGAATACAAAGCTTAAAGATTGCTTAACCAAGTGGTATAATCATGAACCATTCAAAGAACAAtgcaaaaatttgtatttagaAGAACGTAGTGAATATAGAAGAACGGGGATTCCCACTAAAGATAGACTGAATTCAGGAACAAAAAGAACAGGTTCAAACATGtag
- the Tsen2 gene encoding tRNA-splicing endonuclease subunit Sen2, translating into MQLQEPKRKKYCKLAQDSSLPVILKKDESLAKITGYFNGFSVIVQDPDYMKIIISKGYFGKANFSRSYPQFSRNNQVKILRQRQFLSRQIVTTTKFMHEKVIVIPDSDSENEYFTDMRPKYEIDYSGLQENIWLGLEEAFFLASVVKCMDVKQNNEILPNNELWQIFKKTQPNFVVNYIIYYYYRAKNWVVKPGIKFGGDFLLYSQGPPFCHASYVIIIEVIDHYGQRIDSLTNRCMDNISILSLNRLCETSGKELLICQVKWPKNGEINYEDLSNIEIHEILLRRWIASQEKNDV; encoded by the exons ATGCAGTTGCAAGAACCAAAACGAAAAAAGTATTGTAAACTAGCACAGGATTCTTCTTTGCCagtgatattaaaaaaagatgaatcaTTGGCAAAGATTACCGGTTACTTCAATGGGTTTTCTGTAATTGTTCAAGATCCGGACtacatgaaaattattatctcTAAAGGCTATTTTGgcaaagcaaatttttctcGAAGTTATCCtcaattttccagaaataatCAGGTCAAGATACTGAGACAGCGGCAATTTTTGAGCAGACAAATTGTCACTACCACCAAATTTATGCATGAAAAAGTTATTGTAATACCTGACAGTGATTCAGagaatgaatattttacagaCATGAGGccaaaatatgaaatagaCTATTCAGGCTTACAAGAGAATATTTGGCTTGGATTAGAAGAAGCATTTTTTCTTGCAAGTGTTGTAAAATGTATGGatgtaaaacaaaacaatgaGATTCTTCCTAACAATGAATTGTGgcaaatctttaaaaaaactcaaccaaattttgttgtaaactatattatttactattattatagAGCTAAAAATTGGGTTGTTAAGCCTGGAATTAAGTTTGGAGGAGATTTTT TGTTATACAGCCAAGGCCCGCCATTTTGTCATGCAAgttatgtaattattattgaagtaATAGACCACTATGGTCAAAGAATAGATTCTTTAACCAATCGCTGTATGGATAACATTTCAATCCTCAGTCTGAACAGACTCTGTGAGACTTCAGGAAAG GAACTCCTTATCTGTCAGGTAAAGTGGCCCAAAAATGGGGAGATTAATTATGAAGACTTAAGCAATATTGAAATACATGAAATACTTCTCAGAAGATGGATTGCTTCACAAGAGAAGAATGATGTGTAG
- the VhaSFD gene encoding V-type proton ATPase subunit H isoform X1, with protein sequence MAGNLSGADPKIKEIMTSLDDDKIDMLAATSVLQQKATDIRSQKVNWQSYFQSQMISQEDYNFIVAFDVNDSQNKEALLQKDRHQAAQTLLNLIGHVSRDQTLQYILVLIDDMLQEDRSRVEIFHEYASVRKEPVWAPFLNLLNRQDGFITNMTSRIIAKIACWSQLPMERSDLHFYLTWLKDQLKAQELKNKLHSAKVVPKKETRGCYSIIAGANSILFGMSLADAARVAQENNEYIQSVARCLQMMLRIDDYRFAFVSVDGISTLLSVLAGRVNFQVQYQLIFCLWVLTFNPLLAEKMNKFNVIPILADILSDSVKEKVTRIILAVFRNLIEKPEDSQVAKEHCISMVQSKVLKQLQILEQRKFDDEDISADIEFLSEKLHSSVQDLSSFDEYATEVKSGRLEWSPVHKSKFWRENAQRLNEKNYELLRILIHLLETNKDPLVLSVASFDIGEYVRHYPRGKHVIEQLGGKQLVMQLLGHEDPNVRYEALLAVQKLMVHNWEYLGRQLEQETGADKSVPKGGAPVAGKA encoded by the exons ATGGCTGGCAATTTGTCTGGAGCAGACCccaaaatcaaagaaattatgACTTCTTTAGACGATGATAAAATCG ACATGCTTGCGGCCACTAGTGTGTTGCAGCAAAAAGCTACAGATATTCGCAGCCAAAAGGTGAACTGGCAATCATATTTCCA GTCTCAAATGATCTCCCAGGAAGATTACAACTTCATTGTAGCATTCGATGTAAATGATAGCCAGAACAAAGAAGCTCTTTTACAGAAAGACCGACATCAAGCAGCTCAGACTCTGCTAAATCTCATTGGACATGTTTCTAGGGATCAGACTCTACAGTACATCCTTGTTTTAATTGATGATATGCTACAA GAGGATCGATCCAGAGTGGAAATCTTTCATGAATATGCCAGTGTCCGAAAGGAACCTGTTTGGGCTCCATTTTTGAACCTTTTGAATCGACAGGATGGTTTCATCACAAATATGACATCAagaataattgcaaaaattgctTGTTGGTCTCAGTTGCCAATGGAAAGGTCTGACTTGCATTTCTATTTAACTTGGCTTAAAGATCAACTAAAAGCTCAG GAACTAAAAAACAAACTACATTCGGCAAAAGTGGTTCCCAAAAAGGAAACCCGCGGGTGCTACAGCATCATAGCTGGTGCCAATTCCATCTTGTTCGGTATGTCGTTGGCGGATGCGGCCAGAGTCGCCCAAGAG AACAACGAGTACATCCAGTCTGTTGCCAGATGTCTGCAAATGATGCTACGTATCGACGACTATCGTTTTGCTTTCGTCTCCGTTGACGGAATTTCGACACTTTTGTCAGTTTTGGCTGGACGAGTGAACTTCCAA GTGCAATACCAGCTCATTTTCTGTCTGTGGGTGTTGACCTTCAACCCTTTGCTGGCCgagaaaatgaacaaattcaACGTAATCCCGATTTTGGCCGACATATTGAGTGACTCTGTCAAGGAGAAAGTGACCAGAATCATATTAGCCGTATTTAGGAACTTGATCGAGAAACCCGAAGATTCGCAGGTTGCCAAGGAGCATTGCATTTCCATGGTCCAAAGCAAG GTCTTAAAGCAACTGCAAATTTTGGAGCAGCGTAAATTCGACGACGAGGACATATCTGCcgatattgaatttttgtctGAAAAGTTGCACTCCTCTGTGCAAGATCTTAGTAGTTTCGACGAATACGCAACTGAG GTGAAATCAGGTCGTTTGGAATGGTCGCCGGTGCACAAAAGCAAATTCTGGCGCGAAAATGCTCAGCGACTCAACGAAAAGAACTATGAACTTCTGCGTATACTTATCCACCTACTAGAAACCAACAAGGATCCTTTGGTCCTGTCGGTGGCGAGTTTCGACATCGGAGAATACGTTAGGCATTATCCCAGAGGAAAACA TGTAATTGAACAACTGGGAGGAAAGCAGCTCGTGATGCAGCTGTTGGGCCATGAAGACCCCAACGTGCGTTATGAAGCCCTGTTAGCCGTGCAGAAACTGATGGTGCACAATTGGGAATACTTGGGGCGACAATTGGAGCAGGAAACTGGTGCAGATAAAAGCGTTCCGAAAGGGGGCGCTCCGGTTGCAGGCAAAGCGTAA
- the VhaSFD gene encoding V-type proton ATPase subunit H isoform X2: MAGNLSGADPKIKEIMTSLDDDKIDMLAATSVLQQKATDIRSQKVNWQSYFQSQMISQEDYNFIVAFDVNDSQNKEALLQKDRHQAAQTLLNLIGHVSRDQTLQYILVLIDDMLQEDRSRVEIFHEYASVRKEPVWAPFLNLLNRQDGFITNMTSRIIAKIACWSQLPMERSDLHFYLTWLKDQLKAQYDQLAASQPSDSLRGEATEHYTESRFDEQGLAEISNNEYIQSVARCLQMMLRIDDYRFAFVSVDGISTLLSVLAGRVNFQVQYQLIFCLWVLTFNPLLAEKMNKFNVIPILADILSDSVKEKVTRIILAVFRNLIEKPEDSQVAKEHCISMVQSKVLKQLQILEQRKFDDEDISADIEFLSEKLHSSVQDLSSFDEYATEVKSGRLEWSPVHKSKFWRENAQRLNEKNYELLRILIHLLETNKDPLVLSVASFDIGEYVRHYPRGKHVIEQLGGKQLVMQLLGHEDPNVRYEALLAVQKLMVHNWEYLGRQLEQETGADKSVPKGGAPVAGKA, translated from the exons ATGGCTGGCAATTTGTCTGGAGCAGACCccaaaatcaaagaaattatgACTTCTTTAGACGATGATAAAATCG ACATGCTTGCGGCCACTAGTGTGTTGCAGCAAAAAGCTACAGATATTCGCAGCCAAAAGGTGAACTGGCAATCATATTTCCA GTCTCAAATGATCTCCCAGGAAGATTACAACTTCATTGTAGCATTCGATGTAAATGATAGCCAGAACAAAGAAGCTCTTTTACAGAAAGACCGACATCAAGCAGCTCAGACTCTGCTAAATCTCATTGGACATGTTTCTAGGGATCAGACTCTACAGTACATCCTTGTTTTAATTGATGATATGCTACAA GAGGATCGATCCAGAGTGGAAATCTTTCATGAATATGCCAGTGTCCGAAAGGAACCTGTTTGGGCTCCATTTTTGAACCTTTTGAATCGACAGGATGGTTTCATCACAAATATGACATCAagaataattgcaaaaattgctTGTTGGTCTCAGTTGCCAATGGAAAGGTCTGACTTGCATTTCTATTTAACTTGGCTTAAAGATCAACTAAAAGCTCAG TACGATCAATTGGCAGCATCTCAGCCTTCAGATTCACTTAGGGGCGAAGCTACGGAACATTACACGGAAAGTCGTTTCGACGAGCAGGGGCTCGCTGAGATTTCG AACAACGAGTACATCCAGTCTGTTGCCAGATGTCTGCAAATGATGCTACGTATCGACGACTATCGTTTTGCTTTCGTCTCCGTTGACGGAATTTCGACACTTTTGTCAGTTTTGGCTGGACGAGTGAACTTCCAA GTGCAATACCAGCTCATTTTCTGTCTGTGGGTGTTGACCTTCAACCCTTTGCTGGCCgagaaaatgaacaaattcaACGTAATCCCGATTTTGGCCGACATATTGAGTGACTCTGTCAAGGAGAAAGTGACCAGAATCATATTAGCCGTATTTAGGAACTTGATCGAGAAACCCGAAGATTCGCAGGTTGCCAAGGAGCATTGCATTTCCATGGTCCAAAGCAAG GTCTTAAAGCAACTGCAAATTTTGGAGCAGCGTAAATTCGACGACGAGGACATATCTGCcgatattgaatttttgtctGAAAAGTTGCACTCCTCTGTGCAAGATCTTAGTAGTTTCGACGAATACGCAACTGAG GTGAAATCAGGTCGTTTGGAATGGTCGCCGGTGCACAAAAGCAAATTCTGGCGCGAAAATGCTCAGCGACTCAACGAAAAGAACTATGAACTTCTGCGTATACTTATCCACCTACTAGAAACCAACAAGGATCCTTTGGTCCTGTCGGTGGCGAGTTTCGACATCGGAGAATACGTTAGGCATTATCCCAGAGGAAAACA TGTAATTGAACAACTGGGAGGAAAGCAGCTCGTGATGCAGCTGTTGGGCCATGAAGACCCCAACGTGCGTTATGAAGCCCTGTTAGCCGTGCAGAAACTGATGGTGCACAATTGGGAATACTTGGGGCGACAATTGGAGCAGGAAACTGGTGCAGATAAAAGCGTTCCGAAAGGGGGCGCTCCGGTTGCAGGCAAAGCGTAA
- the VhaSFD gene encoding V-type proton ATPase subunit H isoform X3, with protein MAGNLSGADPKIKEIMTSLDDDKIDMLAATSVLQQKATDIRSQKVNWQSYFQSQMISQEDYNFIVAFDVNDSQNKEALLQKDRHQAAQTLLNLIGHVSRDQTLQYILVLIDDMLQEDRSRVEIFHEYASVRKEPVWAPFLNLLNRQDGFITNMTSRIIAKIACWSQLPMERSDLHFYLTWLKDQLKAQNNEYIQSVARCLQMMLRIDDYRFAFVSVDGISTLLSVLAGRVNFQVQYQLIFCLWVLTFNPLLAEKMNKFNVIPILADILSDSVKEKVTRIILAVFRNLIEKPEDSQVAKEHCISMVQSKVLKQLQILEQRKFDDEDISADIEFLSEKLHSSVQDLSSFDEYATEVKSGRLEWSPVHKSKFWRENAQRLNEKNYELLRILIHLLETNKDPLVLSVASFDIGEYVRHYPRGKHVIEQLGGKQLVMQLLGHEDPNVRYEALLAVQKLMVHNWEYLGRQLEQETGADKSVPKGGAPVAGKA; from the exons ATGGCTGGCAATTTGTCTGGAGCAGACCccaaaatcaaagaaattatgACTTCTTTAGACGATGATAAAATCG ACATGCTTGCGGCCACTAGTGTGTTGCAGCAAAAAGCTACAGATATTCGCAGCCAAAAGGTGAACTGGCAATCATATTTCCA GTCTCAAATGATCTCCCAGGAAGATTACAACTTCATTGTAGCATTCGATGTAAATGATAGCCAGAACAAAGAAGCTCTTTTACAGAAAGACCGACATCAAGCAGCTCAGACTCTGCTAAATCTCATTGGACATGTTTCTAGGGATCAGACTCTACAGTACATCCTTGTTTTAATTGATGATATGCTACAA GAGGATCGATCCAGAGTGGAAATCTTTCATGAATATGCCAGTGTCCGAAAGGAACCTGTTTGGGCTCCATTTTTGAACCTTTTGAATCGACAGGATGGTTTCATCACAAATATGACATCAagaataattgcaaaaattgctTGTTGGTCTCAGTTGCCAATGGAAAGGTCTGACTTGCATTTCTATTTAACTTGGCTTAAAGATCAACTAAAAGCTCAG AACAACGAGTACATCCAGTCTGTTGCCAGATGTCTGCAAATGATGCTACGTATCGACGACTATCGTTTTGCTTTCGTCTCCGTTGACGGAATTTCGACACTTTTGTCAGTTTTGGCTGGACGAGTGAACTTCCAA GTGCAATACCAGCTCATTTTCTGTCTGTGGGTGTTGACCTTCAACCCTTTGCTGGCCgagaaaatgaacaaattcaACGTAATCCCGATTTTGGCCGACATATTGAGTGACTCTGTCAAGGAGAAAGTGACCAGAATCATATTAGCCGTATTTAGGAACTTGATCGAGAAACCCGAAGATTCGCAGGTTGCCAAGGAGCATTGCATTTCCATGGTCCAAAGCAAG GTCTTAAAGCAACTGCAAATTTTGGAGCAGCGTAAATTCGACGACGAGGACATATCTGCcgatattgaatttttgtctGAAAAGTTGCACTCCTCTGTGCAAGATCTTAGTAGTTTCGACGAATACGCAACTGAG GTGAAATCAGGTCGTTTGGAATGGTCGCCGGTGCACAAAAGCAAATTCTGGCGCGAAAATGCTCAGCGACTCAACGAAAAGAACTATGAACTTCTGCGTATACTTATCCACCTACTAGAAACCAACAAGGATCCTTTGGTCCTGTCGGTGGCGAGTTTCGACATCGGAGAATACGTTAGGCATTATCCCAGAGGAAAACA TGTAATTGAACAACTGGGAGGAAAGCAGCTCGTGATGCAGCTGTTGGGCCATGAAGACCCCAACGTGCGTTATGAAGCCCTGTTAGCCGTGCAGAAACTGATGGTGCACAATTGGGAATACTTGGGGCGACAATTGGAGCAGGAAACTGGTGCAGATAAAAGCGTTCCGAAAGGGGGCGCTCCGGTTGCAGGCAAAGCGTAA
- the l(1)10Bb gene encoding protein BUD31 homolog → MPKVRRSKKAPPEGWELIEPTLDELEQKMREAETESHEGKRKNESLWPIFKIHHQKSRYIYDLFYRRKAISRELYEYCLNENIADKNLIAKWKKQGYENLCCLRCIQTRDTNFGTNCICRVPKGKLEEGRIVECVHCGCRGCSG, encoded by the exons ATGCCTAAAGTTCGACGTAGCAAGAAAGCCCCTCCGGAAGGTTGGGAGCTCATCGAGCCTACATTGGACGAGTTAGAACAAAAAATGAGAGAAG CCGAAACTGAATCCCACGAGGGGAAACGTAAAAATGAATCCCTATGgcccattttcaaaatccacCATCAAAAGTCTCGTTACATCTATGACTTGTTCTATAGAAGAAAAGCTATATCTAGAGAATTATACGAGTATTGCTTAAACGAAAATATTGCTGATAAAAATCTTATagcaaaatggaaaaaacaaGGTTATGAAAACTTGTGTTGTTTGAGGTGCATTCAGACAAGGGACACCAATTTTGGTACCAACTGCATTTGCAGAGTACCAAAAGGAAAGTTGGAAGAG GGCAGAATTGTAGAATGTGTGCACTGTGGTTGTCGAGGCTGCTCTGGCTAA
- the LOC136413280 gene encoding zinc finger-containing ubiquitin peptidase 1-like, with protein MASNIPDFNYCCEICGLDGLSEDEFRIHTHTEHVDGCGMCPFCQLTTISPAELILHVNQVHLDFLTPESEHNLSFIDDPSPSADDDGLNRESSVNWNNSAMYSSEIQDGHMLNNKQTYSNINLSPKVNGGGAVSPQKSSHGHGSPLRSNLALKLKSSSPALLQCPMCNYASSSSNELEEHVNRKHFDLTSPSNGTGTTSTEIYSCPLCIKSFASAPDLELHVNIEHKDVLSPASPAIYSCPVCGLSLDRDSDSDAVQLHVESHFPASSPQPSDRAALRERERREFEMLRAQYGMDNQGNFREQSVTNMQRAVYAGEMSVADYYERQLDLKAAEHSGVDDGNSVTRSIVPRVKAMSSGAPNVTRTYLCTCVDHYASSFGDKGWGCGYRNIQMVISSLLTHTGYNEKLYKLWQKEKPPRSSVPSISRLQSLIEQAWSQGFDIQGSEQLGCRLVNTRKWIGATEVITLLAFLHIRCQLMDFHRPTGPSGTHPELFKWVLNYFENSVGGEFTPPLYLQHQGHSRTIMGIEVHRDGSLVLLVLDPSHSPQQVAQLGDTSNALGPLRLLRKSEAAMKARQYQVVAVVGTIDNDQQYQNSKILRSTRIPQER; from the exons ATGGCAAGCAACATTCCAGATTTCAATTATTGCTGTGAAATTTGTGGCTTGGATGGCCTCAGTGAGGATGAGTTTCGAATTCACACACACACAGAACATGTAGACGGTTGTGGAATGTGTCCGTTTTGCCAGCTAACCACTATCAGTCCTGCCGAACTCATCTTACATGTGAATCAGGTTCATTTGGACTTCTTGACTCCTGAGTCGGAGCATAATCTGAGTTTTATTGATGACCCTAGCCCGAG TGCCGATGATGATGGCTTAAACAGAGAAAGCAGTGTGAACTGGAACAATTCTGCCATGTATTCCAGTGAAATACAAGATGGGCATATGTTGAACAACAAACAAACTTACTCCAATATTAACTTAAGCCCGAAA GTCAATGGTGGAGGAGCGGTGTCTCCACAAAAGTCTAGCCATGGTCATGGATCACCGTTGAGATCGAACTTGGCTTTGAAGCTTAAATCCTCATCTCCAGCCTTATTACAATGTCCTATGTGTAATTACGCCAGCAGCAGCTCTAATGAACTAGAGGAACATGTCAATCG AAAACATTTCGATTTAACATCACCTTCAAATGGAACGGGGACGACATCAACGGAAATATATTCATGTCCGCTTTGTATTAAATCATTCGCGTCAGCCCCAGATTTAGAACTCCACGTCAATATTGAACATAAAGATGTTCTTTCTCCTGCCAGTCCAGCAATTTATTCTTGCCCAGTTTGTGGTTTGTCATTAGATAGGGATAGTGAT AGTGATGCCGTGCAGTTGCATGTAGAATCTCATTTTCCGGCCAGCTCACCACAACCAAGCGATAGAGCGGCCCTGCGAGAACGGGAGCGTAGGGAGTTTGAGATGCTTAGGGCTCAGTATGGCATGGACAACCAG GGAAACTTTCGTGAACAATCTGTTACAAATATGCAACGCGCTGTTTACGCTGGTGAGATGAGTGTAGCTGATTATTATGAACGACAGTTGGACCTTAAAGCGGCCGAGCACAGTGGAGTGGATGATGGCAATTCTGTGACGAGGAGCATT GTGCCGAGAGTGAAAGCCATGAGCTCCGGCGCTCCAAATGTGACTCGCACTTACCTTTGCACCTGTGTGGATCATTATGCGTCTTCCTTTGGGGACAAGGGTTGGGGTTGTGGATACCGGAACATTCAAATGGTAATTTCTAGCCTGCTCACCCATACAGGATATAACGAAAAGTTGTATAAACTATGGCAAAAAGAGAAACCTCCCAGGAGTTCGGTTCCCAGTATATCTCGCCTTCAAAGTCTCATTGAGCAGGCGTGGTCCCAAGGATTTGATATTCAG GGGTCGGAACAATTGGGCTGTAGGCTAGTCAACACAAGGAAGTGGATTGGGGCAACAGAAGTGATCACTTTACTAGCGTTTCTGCACATTCGATGCCAGCTGATGGATTTTCATAGACCCACCGGCCCTAGCGGGACCCATCCCGAACTTTTTAAGTGGGTGTTGAATTATTTCGAGAACAGTGTCGGAGGAGAGTTTACGCCACCTTTATATTTACAGCACCAAG GACATAGCCGTACCATCATGGGCATCGAAGTGCACAGAGACGGCAGCCTAGTTCTTCTGGTCCTTGACCCCAGTCATTCGCCTCAACAGGTGGCTCAACTAGGGGACACAAGCAACGCTTTAGGACCCCTGCGGCTTTTGAGGAAAAGCGAAGCTGCTATGAAAGCCAGACAGTACCAAGTTGTTGCTGTGGTGGGCACTATCGACAACGACCAGCAATACCAG AACAGCAAAATATTGCGAAGCACTAGGATACCTCAAGAACGGTGA
- the LOC136413427 gene encoding mitochondrial 2-oxoglutarate/malate carrier protein-like, protein MGDKEVKRIPNYVKFIFGGSAGMLATCFVQPLDLLKNRMQLSGQGGKAKEHKTSLHLLKSIVKNEGLLTIYTGLSAGLMRQATYTTTRLGIYTWLFESFSKDGEAPNFITKAVLGMTAGVCGAFVGTPAEVALIRMTADGRLPASEKRNYKNVFDALFRIYREEGIVTLWRGAVPTMGRAMVVNAAQLASYSQAKQYLVKSGYFHEGIFLHFMASMISGLVTTAASMPVDIAKTRIQNMKTIDGKPEFKGPLDVLGKILKNEGVFALWKGFFPYYFRLGPHTVLTFIFLEQMNGAYNKFVLNQENQATL, encoded by the exons ATGGGTGATAAAGAAGTGAAACGAATTCCTAACTAtgtgaaattcatttttggagGTAGTGCTGG AATGCTGGCAACATGCTTCGTCCAACCACTTGACTTACTCAAAAATCGTATGCAGCTTAGTGGCCAAGGAGGCAAAGCTAAGGAACACAAGACCAGCCTTCATTTACTGAAGTCAATAGTCAAGAATGAGGGGCTGCTTACTATATATACAGGCTTGTCAGCTGGCCTAATGAGACAAGCAACATACACCACTACTCGACTAGGAATATATACCTGGTTATTCGAGTCATTTTCCAAAGATGGAGAAGCCCCAAACTTTATTACTAAAGCTGTGTTGGGTATGACTGCGGGTGTTTGTGGAGCGTTTGTGG GTACTCCTGCAGAAGTAGCTTTGATCAGAATGACTGCAGATGGCAGACTGCCTGCCagtgaaaaaagaaattacaaGAATGTATTTGATGCTCTGTTTAGAATATACAGAGAGGAAG GAATTGTGACATTATGGCGAGGGGCAGTACCCACAATGGGTAGAGCCATGGTAGTGAATGCTGCGCAGCTAGCCAGTTACTCACAAGCCAAACAATATTTAGTCAAAAGTGGCTATTTCCATGAGGGGATCTTTCTGCATTTCATGGCATCAATGATTTCTGGATTGGTAACTACAGCAGCCAGTATGCCTGTTGATATTGCTAAAACTAG AATTCAAAACATGAAAACCATTGATGGTAAGCCTGAATTCAAAGGTCCACTGGACGTTTTagggaaaatattaaagaatgaAGGAGTGTTTGCCTTGTGGAAGGGATTCTTCCCTTACTACTTCCGACTGGGACCCCATACAGTGCTCACTTTTATATTCTTAGAGCAAATGAACGGCGCCTATAATAAATTCGTGTTAAATCAGGAGAATCAAGCTACATTGTAA